In one window of Dokdonia sp. PRO95 DNA:
- a CDS encoding DUF1272 domain-containing protein, which translates to MLQIRPSCEHCNKQLPYNASDAMICTFECTFCKECVDDILLKVCPNCGGGFEKRPIRPEHLLQKYPASTITVHKPVNVALHQQKIKAL; encoded by the coding sequence ATGTTACAGATAAGACCATCATGTGAACATTGCAATAAGCAATTGCCGTATAATGCTAGTGATGCAATGATATGCACTTTTGAATGTACCTTTTGCAAAGAATGTGTAGATGATATATTATTAAAAGTATGTCCTAACTGCGGAGGTGGTTTTGAGAAGAGACCAATACGACCAGAACATCTATTACAAAAGTATCCGGCATCTACAATTACAGTGCATAAACCAGTAAACGTAGCATTGCATCAGCAAAAAATTAAAGCATTATGA
- a CDS encoding aldehyde dehydrogenase (NADP(+)): protein MITGKNQIGFTQSAKGAVTYKTINPQLNKENPTAFYEATQQEIDTACALAHNAFHPYSQIKGSKRASFLNNIADEIEALGSDLTDMYTQESGLPEGRAQGELGRTLGQLRMFAELVSQDKWRNPIGVGNTSGLKKALIAIGPVVVYGASNFPLAFSTAGGDTASALAAGCPVIVKSHPMHSGTGEMVATAIIKAAQKTGMPEGVFSNLNSAGIDVGEQLVKHTVIKAVGFTGSHTGGRALYNLAAQRDTPIPVFAEMGSINPVIITQEALSNRGSQIAETYAGSITQGVGQFCTNPGLIITVASDEAQAFVNDLANNLSKVEEGCMLHPRIQSGFTSGGKEMAKVPEVTFVMSTNSSKENHAAPTLAVVKGVDFINNSQLHKEVFGPFSMVVLAKDEAEQLAIIKNLEGQLTATLIAQDEEVATLQDITLALQDKVGRIIYNGVPTGVAVEDGMTHGGPYPASTDSRFTAVGNHSILRWVRPFSFQDFPSALLPDYLK from the coding sequence ATGATTACAGGAAAGAATCAAATAGGTTTTACACAGAGTGCTAAGGGCGCCGTTACCTATAAAACTATAAATCCTCAATTAAATAAGGAAAATCCAACCGCATTTTACGAGGCTACTCAACAAGAAATAGACACAGCTTGCGCGCTTGCTCACAACGCTTTTCATCCCTACAGTCAAATAAAAGGAAGTAAACGCGCAAGCTTTTTAAATAATATTGCAGACGAGATAGAGGCTCTTGGCTCAGATCTTACGGATATGTACACGCAAGAGAGTGGTTTGCCAGAAGGTAGAGCACAAGGAGAACTAGGTCGAACATTAGGACAGCTTAGAATGTTTGCAGAGTTAGTGTCACAAGACAAGTGGCGTAATCCTATAGGAGTTGGTAACACCAGCGGACTTAAAAAAGCATTGATTGCTATAGGGCCTGTAGTTGTTTATGGGGCAAGTAATTTTCCGCTGGCTTTTTCTACGGCTGGTGGTGATACCGCTAGTGCGCTTGCAGCCGGTTGTCCTGTTATTGTAAAGTCACATCCTATGCATTCAGGTACGGGAGAGATGGTGGCAACAGCAATTATAAAAGCTGCACAAAAAACAGGAATGCCAGAGGGTGTTTTTTCTAATCTTAATAGTGCAGGTATTGATGTAGGAGAGCAACTCGTAAAACACACGGTAATAAAAGCCGTTGGATTTACGGGTAGTCATACTGGTGGTCGTGCACTGTATAATCTCGCTGCACAAAGAGATACTCCTATTCCAGTTTTTGCAGAGATGGGAAGTATAAATCCTGTGATTATAACGCAGGAGGCTTTAAGTAATAGAGGCTCTCAAATAGCCGAAACATATGCAGGTTCTATCACTCAAGGTGTAGGGCAGTTTTGTACAAATCCAGGACTAATTATTACCGTTGCTAGTGATGAAGCTCAAGCTTTTGTAAATGATCTAGCAAATAATCTGAGCAAGGTAGAGGAAGGATGCATGTTGCATCCACGTATACAATCTGGATTTACTAGCGGAGGGAAAGAAATGGCAAAAGTACCTGAAGTTACTTTTGTGATGAGTACTAATAGCAGTAAAGAAAACCATGCAGCTCCCACACTAGCAGTTGTAAAAGGTGTAGATTTTATCAATAATTCTCAGTTGCACAAAGAAGTTTTTGGTCCCTTTTCTATGGTTGTGCTTGCAAAAGATGAAGCAGAACAGTTAGCGATTATAAAAAATCTAGAAGGGCAGCTTACGGCAACTCTTATCGCTCAAGATGAAGAGGTTGCCACATTACAAGATATTACACTAGCTTTACAAGACAAGGTAGGTCGCATCATTTATAACGGAGTTCCCACAGGAGTTGCGGTAGAAGATGGCATGACACACGGAGGACCATATCCAGCAAGTACAGATAGTCGCTTTACGGCGGTAGGGAATCATAGTATTTTGCGTTGGGTAAGGCCTTTTAGTTTCCAAGACTTTCCTTCGGCGCTGTTGCCAGATTATCTAAAATAG
- a CDS encoding dihydrodipicolinate synthase family protein codes for MSIEWKGVMPAVTTKFTKKDELDLDMFAVNIKAQLDAGVHGIVLGGTLGEASTLEDHEKRTLTTETVKLVKGSVPVMINIAEQSTKGAIAAAHKAEEDGASGLMMLPPMRYNAGDAEVVTYFQDVASSTSLPIMIYNNPIDYKIEVTLNMFETLLKQDNIEAVKESTRDISNVTRIKNNFGDRLKIMTGVDTLALESLVMGADGWVAGLVCAFPAETVAIYELQKAGRIKEAIEIYRWFLPLLELDINPKLVQNIKLAEVHTGIGTEDVRKPRLPLSGDEREHVLQIIKSGLASRPSLPAYKNL; via the coding sequence ATGAGCATAGAATGGAAAGGTGTCATGCCTGCGGTAACGACAAAATTCACAAAAAAAGATGAGCTAGATCTTGACATGTTTGCTGTAAACATCAAAGCCCAACTTGATGCGGGAGTTCATGGTATTGTGCTAGGTGGAACGCTAGGGGAGGCGAGCACTCTGGAAGATCATGAAAAGCGCACACTTACTACGGAGACGGTAAAACTTGTAAAAGGTAGTGTACCCGTCATGATAAACATCGCCGAGCAATCTACAAAAGGCGCTATAGCTGCTGCACACAAAGCCGAAGAAGACGGAGCAAGTGGTCTTATGATGCTTCCTCCTATGCGATATAATGCAGGAGACGCAGAGGTGGTTACTTATTTTCAAGACGTAGCCAGTAGTACTAGCTTACCTATTATGATTTATAATAACCCTATAGATTATAAAATAGAGGTCACGCTCAATATGTTTGAGACCTTGTTAAAACAGGATAATATTGAAGCTGTAAAAGAAAGTACTCGTGACATTTCTAATGTGACACGCATTAAAAACAACTTTGGAGATAGACTTAAAATAATGACTGGTGTTGATACTCTAGCGCTAGAGTCATTGGTGATGGGAGCAGATGGCTGGGTCGCAGGTTTAGTATGTGCTTTTCCAGCAGAGACTGTAGCAATATACGAGCTACAAAAGGCTGGTAGAATTAAAGAAGCAATTGAGATTTATCGCTGGTTCTTACCACTACTAGAATTAGATATAAATCCTAAACTGGTACAAAACATAAAACTTGCAGAAGTACATACTGGTATAGGGACAGAAGATGTGCGTAAACCTAGACTGCCACTTTCTGGAGATGAGAGAGAACATGTCTTACAAATAATTAAAAGTGGATTGGCTAGCAGACCTAGTTTACCTGCCTATAAAAACTTATAA
- a CDS encoding AraC family transcriptional regulator, giving the protein MRVLPFKIPKPSNAAILFQVDQGVLYNALHHHEEIQISYIKKGTGTLVAGDTVHSFSAGEVIVLGSFQPHVFNSDTADCLMYSVFFSAASFGDIFLQLEEGKGIADFNAFAKAGFKTSVTPEIDSLFQHINTAQGMHRLGHFIDLITVLKIKKSISLSTFIYKRHISEKDGKRMSAIFDFTLANYKQEVHLNDLASLTSMTPHSFCKYFKQRTNKSYFSFLTEVRIAHACSLLEAQQEISIADVADRCGYKTLSHFNKNFKKLKKITPSAFRDKDRT; this is encoded by the coding sequence ATGCGTGTACTTCCTTTTAAAATTCCGAAGCCTAGCAATGCTGCTATTCTATTTCAAGTAGATCAAGGTGTATTATACAATGCACTCCATCATCATGAGGAAATCCAAATAAGCTACATTAAGAAAGGAACGGGAACTCTAGTGGCAGGAGACACTGTTCATTCATTTTCGGCTGGAGAGGTAATTGTTTTAGGTAGCTTTCAGCCCCATGTATTTAATAGTGACACCGCAGATTGCTTGATGTATTCTGTGTTCTTTAGTGCAGCATCTTTTGGCGATATATTTTTACAACTAGAAGAAGGGAAAGGTATTGCAGATTTTAACGCTTTCGCGAAAGCGGGATTTAAAACATCCGTAACTCCTGAAATTGACTCTTTGTTCCAACATATAAACACGGCTCAAGGAATGCATAGACTAGGGCATTTTATAGACCTAATTACTGTCTTGAAAATCAAGAAAAGCATCTCGCTCTCGACGTTTATCTATAAACGTCATATTTCTGAAAAAGATGGAAAACGCATGAGTGCAATCTTTGACTTTACACTAGCAAACTACAAGCAAGAGGTGCATTTAAATGATCTCGCATCACTCACATCTATGACGCCTCATAGCTTTTGCAAATACTTTAAACAGCGCACAAACAAGTCATATTTTAGTTTTCTTACTGAAGTTCGCATTGCACATGCCTGCTCCTTACTAGAAGCCCAACAAGAAATTTCTATAGCAGATGTTGCAGATCGCTGCGGTTATAAGACTTTATCGCATTTTAATAAAAACTTTAAGAAATTGAAGAAAATCACTCCAAGCGCCTTTAGAGACAAGGATAGGACGTAA
- a CDS encoding sensor histidine kinase, with amino-acid sequence MDTTESKNIVRSLYLSFFSTLTVIVLVTLLYLASQYSQKWIVHTNETTTQIHNVSETLLKAESMLRGYLISKDPEYRIDYKVQIAKLRGEINQLKTKTQDNPSQQENLRKFEALVNERIQGMDNNMENYVLRTPEENRKRTGRVETLRLIDAIDNMRDIMLIEENALLLERKSTYDTIYVLSLIALSIALLLMLFNVYAVRKRLIPLFTKLAENNDALIELVHSRDQEIALKEAQMEMNEDLIHQMEDKNKQLNQFAYIASHDLQEPLRTVDNFIALFEEDYGEKLDGEAGTYFDFIKGATARMKSLITGLLNYSRLGRSGTRSKIDLNKLLNDINVDLGTRIEESGTVITKDTLPTVSGYPVELRQLFVNLITNAIKFTPPERAPKIHIGVSDSRLYYTFKVSDNGLGIKKEHLDKVFNMFTRLHSAKEYEGTGIGLAFCQKIVELHKGKISVASTVGEGSTFTFTLKK; translated from the coding sequence ATGGATACTACCGAATCTAAAAATATAGTCAGGTCACTTTACTTAAGTTTTTTTTCGACGCTTACTGTAATAGTTTTAGTTACACTGTTATATCTAGCATCACAATACTCTCAAAAGTGGATTGTTCATACTAATGAAACAACTACTCAAATTCATAATGTATCTGAGACTCTATTAAAAGCTGAGAGCATGCTACGGGGTTACTTAATAAGTAAAGACCCTGAATATCGCATTGATTATAAAGTCCAAATAGCAAAATTGAGGGGTGAGATCAATCAGCTTAAAACAAAAACTCAAGATAACCCCTCACAACAAGAAAACTTAAGAAAGTTTGAAGCGCTAGTAAATGAGCGTATACAGGGCATGGATAATAACATGGAGAACTACGTCCTACGTACTCCAGAAGAAAATAGAAAACGTACCGGAAGAGTAGAAACCTTGCGCCTCATAGATGCTATTGATAATATGCGAGACATCATGCTTATTGAGGAAAACGCACTACTACTAGAGCGTAAATCTACCTACGACACGATTTATGTTTTAAGTCTTATTGCATTATCAATAGCCTTATTATTGATGCTTTTTAATGTGTATGCCGTTAGAAAAAGACTTATTCCGCTCTTTACAAAACTTGCAGAAAATAATGATGCTCTTATTGAGCTAGTACACTCTCGAGATCAAGAAATTGCTCTTAAAGAAGCACAAATGGAAATGAATGAAGATCTCATTCACCAGATGGAAGATAAGAACAAACAGCTTAACCAGTTTGCTTACATAGCTTCTCACGATTTGCAAGAACCTCTGCGCACGGTAGATAACTTTATTGCACTCTTTGAAGAAGATTATGGAGAAAAATTAGACGGTGAGGCTGGCACTTATTTTGACTTTATAAAAGGAGCTACAGCACGTATGAAAAGTCTGATTACCGGCTTACTCAATTACAGTAGATTGGGCCGCTCTGGAACGCGTTCAAAAATTGATCTCAACAAACTTTTAAACGATATAAATGTAGACCTAGGCACTCGCATAGAAGAGAGCGGGACAGTTATCACTAAGGACACACTTCCTACTGTATCTGGTTATCCAGTAGAATTACGACAGCTTTTTGTAAACTTAATTACAAATGCCATCAAGTTTACTCCACCGGAACGAGCTCCAAAGATCCATATAGGTGTAAGCGACTCGAGACTTTACTACACGTTTAAAGTTTCTGATAATGGATTAGGAATTAAAAAAGAACACCTAGACAAAGTCTTTAACATGTTTACACGCCTTCACAGTGCAAAGGAATATGAAGGTACAGGTATAGGTCTTGCCTTCTGTCAAAAAATAGTTGAATTACATAAGGGAAAAATAAGTGTTGCATCTACCGTAGGTGAAGGCAGCACATTCACATTTACTTTAAAAAAATAA
- a CDS encoding response regulator, with the protein MIDTPLRILIVEDLVSDAFLVQKQIKRFCNNVEISISDKELSLAVALKQFLPDIVVSDFNLEGFTGFDVIKQVKEFNSEIPVIIITGNLNNEEKAAELILQGASGFFLKENLQNLQQKLQPLFEKFISEKQELITRLERQREKDARERELTDYLRHHDFEAYEHKEAIESLKDKVLKFLSIK; encoded by the coding sequence ATGATTGATACTCCACTACGCATACTTATTGTAGAAGACCTAGTATCTGATGCTTTTCTCGTACAAAAACAGATTAAACGTTTTTGTAATAATGTTGAGATCAGCATTTCAGACAAAGAGCTTTCACTTGCTGTGGCTCTCAAACAGTTTTTACCAGATATCGTGGTAAGTGACTTCAACCTTGAAGGATTTACCGGATTTGACGTTATTAAACAAGTCAAGGAATTTAATAGTGAGATCCCGGTAATTATTATTACAGGAAACCTCAACAATGAAGAGAAAGCAGCAGAGCTTATCTTACAAGGAGCCTCTGGATTTTTCTTGAAAGAAAACCTTCAAAATTTACAACAAAAACTACAACCTCTTTTTGAAAAATTTATTTCAGAAAAGCAGGAACTTATCACACGTTTAGAAAGACAACGTGAAAAAGATGCTAGAGAGCGAGAGCTTACAGATTACTTGCGCCATCATGACTTTGAAGCTTACGAGCACAAAGAAGCGATTGAATCTCTTAAAGACAAAGTGCTCAAATTTTTATCCATAAAATAA